A genomic window from Macaca mulatta isolate MMU2019108-1 chromosome 19, T2T-MMU8v2.0, whole genome shotgun sequence includes:
- the NDUFA3 gene encoding NADH dehydrogenase [ubiquinone] 1 alpha subcomplex subunit 3 isoform X3 produces MAASKCRWRAGLGGTGNLRAVLGLRTRRLPQECLGQGASAGRVLRHRRPRYNYAHIQPLRQVLHHDQRGHALQLPSARP; encoded by the exons ATGGCTGCGAGTAAGTGCCGGTGGCGCGCGGGGCTCGGTGGTACCGGGAACCTCCGGGCGGTCCTGGGACTGAG GACTCGGCGCCTTCCTCAAGAATGCCTGGGACAAGGAGCCAGTGCTGGTCGCGTCCTTCGTCATCGGAGGCCTCG CTATAATTATGCCCACATTCAGCCCCTACGTCAAGTACTCCATCATGATCAACGAGGCCACGCCCTACAACTACCCAG TGCCCGTCCGTGA
- the OSCAR gene encoding osteoclast-associated immunoglobulin-like receptor isoform X6, translating into MALVLILQLLTLFPPALYPKPWLGAQPATVVTPGVNVTLRCRAPQPAWRFGLFKLGEIGPPLFRDVSSELAEFFLEEVTPAQGGSYHCCYRRPDWRPGVWSQPSDPLELLVTEQLPRPSLVALPGPVVAPGANVSLRCAGRLRNMSFVLYREGVAAPLQYRDSARPWADFPLLGARAPGTYSCYYHTPSAPYVLSQRSEALVISWEDSSSSDYTRGNLVRLGLAGLVLISLGALVTFDWRSQSRAPAGVRP; encoded by the exons ATGGCCCTGGTGCTGATCCTCCAGCTGCTGACCCTCT TCCCCCCAGCTTTATACCCCAAGCCATGGCTGGGAGCTCAGCCGGCTACAGTTGTGACCCCTGGGGTCAATGTGACCTTGAGGTGCCGGGCACCCCAACCCGCCTGGAGATTTGGACTTTTCAAGCTTGGAGAGATTGGTCCCCCTCTCTTCCGGGATGTGTCCTCCGAGCTGGCAGAATTCTTTCTGGAGGAGGTGACTCCAGCCCAAGGGGGAAGTTACCACTGCTGCTACCGGAGGCCAGACTGGAGGCCGGGTGTCTGGTCCCAGCCCAGCGATCCCCTGGAACTGCTGGTGACAG AGCAGCTGCCGCGGCCGTCGCTGGTGGCGCTGCCCGGGCCGGTGGTGGCTCCCGGCGCCAACGTAAGCCTGCGCTGCGCCGGCCGCCTGCGGAACATGAGCTTCGTGCTGTACCGCGAGGGCGTGGCGGCCCCGCTGCAGTACCGCGACTCCGCGCGGCCCTGGGCTGACTTCCCGCTGCTGGGCGCCCGCGCTCCCGGCACCTACAGCTGCTACTACCACACGCCCTCCGCGCCCTACGTGCTGTCGCAGCGCAGCGAGGCGCTGGTCATCAGCTGGGAAG ACTCTAGCTCCTCCGACTACACTCGGGGGAACCTTGTCCGCCTGGGGCTGGCCGGTCTGGTCCTCATCTCCCTGGGCGCACTGGTCACTTTTGACTGGCGCAGCCAGAGCCGTGCTCCTGCTGGTGTCCGCCCTTGA
- the OSCAR gene encoding osteoclast-associated immunoglobulin-like receptor isoform X3 produces MALVLILQLLTLFPPALYPKPWLGAQPATVVTPGVNVTLRCRAPQPAWRFGLFKLGEIGPPLFRDVSSELAEFFLEEVTPAQGGSYHCCYRRPDWRPGVWSQPSDPLELLVTEQLPRPSLVALPGPVVAPGANVSLRCAGRLRNMSFVLYREGVAAPLQYRDSARPWADFPLLGARAPGTYSCYYHTPSAPYVLSQRSEALVISWEGEGPAAGPPSSPAPGIQVPAPPPSDPGVQTPGPSSLRPGIQTQPLLPQTRESRPPAPPPSDPGVHTPSPSSLRPGSPGPRPSSLRPGS; encoded by the exons ATGGCCCTGGTGCTGATCCTCCAGCTGCTGACCCTCT TCCCCCCAGCTTTATACCCCAAGCCATGGCTGGGAGCTCAGCCGGCTACAGTTGTGACCCCTGGGGTCAATGTGACCTTGAGGTGCCGGGCACCCCAACCCGCCTGGAGATTTGGACTTTTCAAGCTTGGAGAGATTGGTCCCCCTCTCTTCCGGGATGTGTCCTCCGAGCTGGCAGAATTCTTTCTGGAGGAGGTGACTCCAGCCCAAGGGGGAAGTTACCACTGCTGCTACCGGAGGCCAGACTGGAGGCCGGGTGTCTGGTCCCAGCCCAGCGATCCCCTGGAACTGCTGGTGACAG AGCAGCTGCCGCGGCCGTCGCTGGTGGCGCTGCCCGGGCCGGTGGTGGCTCCCGGCGCCAACGTAAGCCTGCGCTGCGCCGGCCGCCTGCGGAACATGAGCTTCGTGCTGTACCGCGAGGGCGTGGCGGCCCCGCTGCAGTACCGCGACTCCGCGCGGCCCTGGGCTGACTTCCCGCTGCTGGGCGCCCGCGCTCCCGGCACCTACAGCTGCTACTACCACACGCCCTCCGCGCCCTACGTGCTGTCGCAGCGCAGCGAGGCGCTGGTCATCAGCTGGGAAGGTGAGGGTCCTGCCGCCGGCCC cccctcctccccagccccaggaaTACAggtcccagcccctcctccctcagacccaggagtccagacccccggcccctcctccctcagacccggga tccagacccagcccctcctccctcagacccgggagtccaggcccccagcccctcctccctcagacccgggagtccacacccccagcccctcctccctcagacccgggagtccaggccccagaccctcctccctcagacccgggagttGA
- the OSCAR gene encoding osteoclast-associated immunoglobulin-like receptor isoform X1, giving the protein MFPHFLGGERMQPSPDSSSSRYLPTMALVLILQLLTLWPLCHTDITPSVPPALYPKPWLGAQPATVVTPGVNVTLRCRAPQPAWRFGLFKLGEIGPPLFRDVSSELAEFFLEEVTPAQGGSYHCCYRRPDWRPGVWSQPSDPLELLVTEQLPRPSLVALPGPVVAPGANVSLRCAGRLRNMSFVLYREGVAAPLQYRDSARPWADFPLLGARAPGTYSCYYHTPSAPYVLSQRSEALVISWEGEGPAAGPPSSPAPGIQVPAPPPSDPGVQTPGPSSLRPGIQTQPLLPQTRESRPPAPPPSDPGVHTPSPSSLRPGSPGPRPSSLRPGS; this is encoded by the exons ATGTTTCCTCATTTcctgggaggggagaggatgcAACCAAGCCCTGATTCCAGCTCCAGCAGATATCTGCCTACCATGGCCCTGGTGCTGATCCTCCAGCTGCTGACCCTCT GGCCTCTGTGTCACACGGACATTACTCCATCTG TCCCCCCAGCTTTATACCCCAAGCCATGGCTGGGAGCTCAGCCGGCTACAGTTGTGACCCCTGGGGTCAATGTGACCTTGAGGTGCCGGGCACCCCAACCCGCCTGGAGATTTGGACTTTTCAAGCTTGGAGAGATTGGTCCCCCTCTCTTCCGGGATGTGTCCTCCGAGCTGGCAGAATTCTTTCTGGAGGAGGTGACTCCAGCCCAAGGGGGAAGTTACCACTGCTGCTACCGGAGGCCAGACTGGAGGCCGGGTGTCTGGTCCCAGCCCAGCGATCCCCTGGAACTGCTGGTGACAG AGCAGCTGCCGCGGCCGTCGCTGGTGGCGCTGCCCGGGCCGGTGGTGGCTCCCGGCGCCAACGTAAGCCTGCGCTGCGCCGGCCGCCTGCGGAACATGAGCTTCGTGCTGTACCGCGAGGGCGTGGCGGCCCCGCTGCAGTACCGCGACTCCGCGCGGCCCTGGGCTGACTTCCCGCTGCTGGGCGCCCGCGCTCCCGGCACCTACAGCTGCTACTACCACACGCCCTCCGCGCCCTACGTGCTGTCGCAGCGCAGCGAGGCGCTGGTCATCAGCTGGGAAGGTGAGGGTCCTGCCGCCGGCCC cccctcctccccagccccaggaaTACAggtcccagcccctcctccctcagacccaggagtccagacccccggcccctcctccctcagacccggga tccagacccagcccctcctccctcagacccgggagtccaggcccccagcccctcctccctcagacccgggagtccacacccccagcccctcctccctcagacccgggagtccaggccccagaccctcctccctcagacccgggagttGA
- the OSCAR gene encoding osteoclast-associated immunoglobulin-like receptor isoform X4, whose translation MFPHFLGGERMQPSPDSSSSRYLPTMALVLILQLLTLWPLCHTDITPSVPPALYPKPWLGAQPATVVTPGVNVTLRCRAPQPAWRFGLFKLGEIGPPLFRDVSSELAEFFLEEVTPAQGGSYHCCYRRPDWRPGVWSQPSDPLELLVTEQLPRPSLVALPGPVVAPGANVSLRCAGRLRNMSFVLYREGVAAPLQYRDSARPWADFPLLGARAPGTYSCYYHTPSAPYVLSQRSEALVISWEDSSSSDYTRGNLVRLGLAGLVLISLGALVTFDWRSQSRAPAGVRP comes from the exons ATGTTTCCTCATTTcctgggaggggagaggatgcAACCAAGCCCTGATTCCAGCTCCAGCAGATATCTGCCTACCATGGCCCTGGTGCTGATCCTCCAGCTGCTGACCCTCT GGCCTCTGTGTCACACGGACATTACTCCATCTG TCCCCCCAGCTTTATACCCCAAGCCATGGCTGGGAGCTCAGCCGGCTACAGTTGTGACCCCTGGGGTCAATGTGACCTTGAGGTGCCGGGCACCCCAACCCGCCTGGAGATTTGGACTTTTCAAGCTTGGAGAGATTGGTCCCCCTCTCTTCCGGGATGTGTCCTCCGAGCTGGCAGAATTCTTTCTGGAGGAGGTGACTCCAGCCCAAGGGGGAAGTTACCACTGCTGCTACCGGAGGCCAGACTGGAGGCCGGGTGTCTGGTCCCAGCCCAGCGATCCCCTGGAACTGCTGGTGACAG AGCAGCTGCCGCGGCCGTCGCTGGTGGCGCTGCCCGGGCCGGTGGTGGCTCCCGGCGCCAACGTAAGCCTGCGCTGCGCCGGCCGCCTGCGGAACATGAGCTTCGTGCTGTACCGCGAGGGCGTGGCGGCCCCGCTGCAGTACCGCGACTCCGCGCGGCCCTGGGCTGACTTCCCGCTGCTGGGCGCCCGCGCTCCCGGCACCTACAGCTGCTACTACCACACGCCCTCCGCGCCCTACGTGCTGTCGCAGCGCAGCGAGGCGCTGGTCATCAGCTGGGAAG ACTCTAGCTCCTCCGACTACACTCGGGGGAACCTTGTCCGCCTGGGGCTGGCCGGTCTGGTCCTCATCTCCCTGGGCGCACTGGTCACTTTTGACTGGCGCAGCCAGAGCCGTGCTCCTGCTGGTGTCCGCCCTTGA
- the NDUFA3 gene encoding NADH dehydrogenase [ubiquinone] 1 alpha subcomplex subunit 3 isoform X2, producing MAARLGAFLKNAWDKEPVLVASFVIGGLAIIMPTFSPYVKYSIMINEATPYNYPVPVRDDGNMPDVPSHPQDPQGPSLEWLKKL from the exons ATGGCTGCGA GACTCGGCGCCTTCCTCAAGAATGCCTGGGACAAGGAGCCAGTGCTGGTCGCGTCCTTCGTCATCGGAGGCCTCG CTATAATTATGCCCACATTCAGCCCCTACGTCAAGTACTCCATCATGATCAACGAGGCCACGCCCTACAACTACCCAG TGCCCGTCCGTGATGATGGGAACATGCCGGACGTGCCCAGCCACCCCCAGGACCCTCAGGGCCCCAGCCTGGAGTGGCTTAAGAAACTGTGA
- the OSCAR gene encoding osteoclast-associated immunoglobulin-like receptor isoform X2, whose amino-acid sequence MQPSPDSSSSRYLPTMALVLILQLLTLWPLCHTDITPSVVIIVPPALYPKPWLGAQPATVVTPGVNVTLRCRAPQPAWRFGLFKLGEIGPPLFRDVSSELAEFFLEEVTPAQGGSYHCCYRRPDWRPGVWSQPSDPLELLVTEQLPRPSLVALPGPVVAPGANVSLRCAGRLRNMSFVLYREGVAAPLQYRDSARPWADFPLLGARAPGTYSCYYHTPSAPYVLSQRSEALVISWEGEGPAAGPPSSPAPGIQVPAPPPSDPGVQTPGPSSLRPGIQTQPLLPQTRESRPPAPPPSDPGVHTPSPSSLRPGSPGPRPSSLRPGS is encoded by the exons atgcAACCAAGCCCTGATTCCAGCTCCAGCAGATATCTGCCTACCATGGCCCTGGTGCTGATCCTCCAGCTGCTGACCCTCT GGCCTCTGTGTCACACGGACATTACTCCATCTG TGGTCATTATAG TCCCCCCAGCTTTATACCCCAAGCCATGGCTGGGAGCTCAGCCGGCTACAGTTGTGACCCCTGGGGTCAATGTGACCTTGAGGTGCCGGGCACCCCAACCCGCCTGGAGATTTGGACTTTTCAAGCTTGGAGAGATTGGTCCCCCTCTCTTCCGGGATGTGTCCTCCGAGCTGGCAGAATTCTTTCTGGAGGAGGTGACTCCAGCCCAAGGGGGAAGTTACCACTGCTGCTACCGGAGGCCAGACTGGAGGCCGGGTGTCTGGTCCCAGCCCAGCGATCCCCTGGAACTGCTGGTGACAG AGCAGCTGCCGCGGCCGTCGCTGGTGGCGCTGCCCGGGCCGGTGGTGGCTCCCGGCGCCAACGTAAGCCTGCGCTGCGCCGGCCGCCTGCGGAACATGAGCTTCGTGCTGTACCGCGAGGGCGTGGCGGCCCCGCTGCAGTACCGCGACTCCGCGCGGCCCTGGGCTGACTTCCCGCTGCTGGGCGCCCGCGCTCCCGGCACCTACAGCTGCTACTACCACACGCCCTCCGCGCCCTACGTGCTGTCGCAGCGCAGCGAGGCGCTGGTCATCAGCTGGGAAGGTGAGGGTCCTGCCGCCGGCCC cccctcctccccagccccaggaaTACAggtcccagcccctcctccctcagacccaggagtccagacccccggcccctcctccctcagacccggga tccagacccagcccctcctccctcagacccgggagtccaggcccccagcccctcctccctcagacccgggagtccacacccccagcccctcctccctcagacccgggagtccaggccccagaccctcctccctcagacccgggagttGA
- the OSCAR gene encoding osteoclast-associated immunoglobulin-like receptor isoform X5, translated as MQPSPDSSSSRYLPTMALVLILQLLTLWPLCHTDITPSVVIIVPPALYPKPWLGAQPATVVTPGVNVTLRCRAPQPAWRFGLFKLGEIGPPLFRDVSSELAEFFLEEVTPAQGGSYHCCYRRPDWRPGVWSQPSDPLELLVTEQLPRPSLVALPGPVVAPGANVSLRCAGRLRNMSFVLYREGVAAPLQYRDSARPWADFPLLGARAPGTYSCYYHTPSAPYVLSQRSEALVISWEDSSSSDYTRGNLVRLGLAGLVLISLGALVTFDWRSQSRAPAGVRP; from the exons atgcAACCAAGCCCTGATTCCAGCTCCAGCAGATATCTGCCTACCATGGCCCTGGTGCTGATCCTCCAGCTGCTGACCCTCT GGCCTCTGTGTCACACGGACATTACTCCATCTG TGGTCATTATAG TCCCCCCAGCTTTATACCCCAAGCCATGGCTGGGAGCTCAGCCGGCTACAGTTGTGACCCCTGGGGTCAATGTGACCTTGAGGTGCCGGGCACCCCAACCCGCCTGGAGATTTGGACTTTTCAAGCTTGGAGAGATTGGTCCCCCTCTCTTCCGGGATGTGTCCTCCGAGCTGGCAGAATTCTTTCTGGAGGAGGTGACTCCAGCCCAAGGGGGAAGTTACCACTGCTGCTACCGGAGGCCAGACTGGAGGCCGGGTGTCTGGTCCCAGCCCAGCGATCCCCTGGAACTGCTGGTGACAG AGCAGCTGCCGCGGCCGTCGCTGGTGGCGCTGCCCGGGCCGGTGGTGGCTCCCGGCGCCAACGTAAGCCTGCGCTGCGCCGGCCGCCTGCGGAACATGAGCTTCGTGCTGTACCGCGAGGGCGTGGCGGCCCCGCTGCAGTACCGCGACTCCGCGCGGCCCTGGGCTGACTTCCCGCTGCTGGGCGCCCGCGCTCCCGGCACCTACAGCTGCTACTACCACACGCCCTCCGCGCCCTACGTGCTGTCGCAGCGCAGCGAGGCGCTGGTCATCAGCTGGGAAG ACTCTAGCTCCTCCGACTACACTCGGGGGAACCTTGTCCGCCTGGGGCTGGCCGGTCTGGTCCTCATCTCCCTGGGCGCACTGGTCACTTTTGACTGGCGCAGCCAGAGCCGTGCTCCTGCTGGTGTCCGCCCTTGA
- the NDUFA3 gene encoding NADH dehydrogenase [ubiquinone] 1 alpha subcomplex subunit 3 isoform X1, giving the protein MAASKCRWRAGLGGTGNLRAVLGLRTRRLPQECLGQGASAGRVLRHRRPRATFPWGSPLCLSTAIIMPTFSPYVKYSIMINEATPYNYPVPVRDDGNMPDVPSHPQDPQGPSLEWLKKL; this is encoded by the exons ATGGCTGCGAGTAAGTGCCGGTGGCGCGCGGGGCTCGGTGGTACCGGGAACCTCCGGGCGGTCCTGGGACTGAG GACTCGGCGCCTTCCTCAAGAATGCCTGGGACAAGGAGCCAGTGCTGGTCGCGTCCTTCGTCATCGGAGGCCTCG AGCCACCTTCCCCTGGGGCTCACCCCTGTGTCTCTCCACAGCTATAATTATGCCCACATTCAGCCCCTACGTCAAGTACTCCATCATGATCAACGAGGCCACGCCCTACAACTACCCAG TGCCCGTCCGTGATGATGGGAACATGCCGGACGTGCCCAGCCACCCCCAGGACCCTCAGGGCCCCAGCCTGGAGTGGCTTAAGAAACTGTGA